In Helianthus annuus cultivar XRQ/B chromosome 9, HanXRQr2.0-SUNRISE, whole genome shotgun sequence, the following are encoded in one genomic region:
- the LOC110877091 gene encoding mannose/glucose-specific lectin, translating into MAASHTVVEAGPWGGKGGVRWIQSAGGGKFTSIIIRGGACIFSIQFVFKDIHNIEYRSGRFGDLGDKAETITFADDEEVHAISGTVGEWGGHTCVTSLTFYTTKKPYGPFGTVTGSHFSLPVAKGKFAGFFGNSGDFLDSIGVVLV; encoded by the exons ATG GCTGCCAGTCACACTGTGGTAGAGGCCGGACCATGGGGAGGTAAGGGTGGCGTACGCTGGATACAATCAGCTGGTGGTGGTAAGTTTACTTCGATCATTATCAGAGGTGGCGCTTGTATTTTTTCCATCCAGTTCGTATTTAAGGATATACATAATATCGAATACCGTTCGGGACGATTTGGTGATCTTGGTGACAAGGCTGAAACA ATTACCTTTGCGGACGATGAGGAAGTCCACGCAATTAGCGGGACCGTCGGAGAATGGGGTGGCCATACGTGTGTTACCTCGCTCACTTTTTACACAACCAAAAAGCCTTATGGGCCATTCGGCACGGTCACTGGTTCCCATTTCTCACTGCCAGTGGCTAAGGGTAAGTTTGCAGGATTCTTCGGAAACAGTGGAGACTTCCTTGACTCAATTGGTGTTGTGCTTGTTTAG